The genomic interval ATGAATTATTAATTCCATATTTTTGGCTGCTGAGGATTGGCGTTGCAGCGTCTATGCCAAAACGTTATGCCCAACTTTAAAATATGCTTTTAATAAGATTTATAGCTTTTCTATTTGGTGGATTGGTCTTGACATTAATTGGATATTATCTAAGAAAGGAAAAGAAATTTTTGGGATTTACTTTTATGATTCTTGGTCTTTTTCTAATCTATACAATAACTATTGGTCCATTATCCAAGAGTAAGGATAGAATTTTAGCAATAACCAACATTGATTCTGTACAAGTTAAGAATATAAAACTTTTACCATCGCATGATAACCCCAAAAGAACAATTAATACAGAGATAATAATTAATGATAGGGATGAAATTAACCAACTATGTAAAGGATTGAATGGTGCTGTTGAAGAAGGAGAAGGGTTTTTAAAATCCCCAGAATGGCAATGTATAATAGTAGTCGAATTGAATTCAAATGAACAATTAAAATTTGGAGTAAACAGAATAGATGAAGTAACTGGATTGAATGTTTCCTCCAATGGAGAATCGGGCTGGCATTATGGCAACCTTAGGGCTGATGAATTCGGGAGGAGAATCGGAAACATCGTGAAATAAAAAGCTGGCCATAACAGGCTATACACTCTACCCCGCCTACATCTTTATGATTCTCTTTTAATTTTTTCGGTAAGTAAAAATTATTTTTTACTTTTGGATGCCAAGCGATTGGCGGGGCAGCGTGTATAGCCAATCCGTTATGAGAGACCAGCCAGATGTTTATGTGACTTGCTCTCATCCAATAAGATTATACTGATGGGTGTGAATTCAAAATTTAACATGTTAATTGATACACAAACACAACCATTTTAAAACGCAATATTGTGATGCAAACCAAACATAATTATACAAAATAATATACAATTTCTAAATGAAAATGATTTTTGTGTGAGCATGTGAAATGGGTGTCGTAACAAATCTTGGCCTCTCATAACACAGCATAAACGCTACACCGCCAAGCATCAAAAATCATTTTCTTTTAATTTTTTTTGGCAATTAAGATATAATTTTTTAGTTTTGACTGCTATTCGTTTGGCGGTGCAACGTCTATGCCAAAACGTTGGCGGTAATTGAATTTATATATTGTGCGCACGATAAAATCTAGTTTAAATTAAATTGATTATGCAACTACAATTAATAAATTATGCAGTATATTATATTTAAAACGAATTACTATATCTTATTTTTGAACTTGTTTTTTTGGGGATTTATGAAAATTAAAGTTATTTTAGCCTTATATTTATTAGTTGCTTTCTGTAGTTGCGAAATGGAAAATTCGGTGGCTACACAAGAAGATATAAAAGTGCTAATTGCCAGGGACTGGAGATTTAAAGAAAAGCCTCAAACTAATTTAAGCAATTTTATGGGTCATGTTGAAAATAGGACAGTTTTTGATGGTAGTGAGATTATATCATTTAAATCAGATAGTTCATTTCTAGTAAACCAGATTAAATATGGAAAATGGATATTGAATAGAACTGATTCCCTTATTGAAATAACTCAAATTTCAAATAATGAATATACGTGTTGTGGTATAGGTCAAACAACTATGGGGTGGGAAATAAAGGTCGTCACAAAAGATGAAATGACGGTAAATCATCGATACTACAGATTTTTAGATAATGTTTATAAGCTTAAATAACTACCGCCAACATGGCATACACTCAAGCGCTAAAGCGCCTGCGTGTATGCCAAATCCGTTGGCGGTAATTGAATTTATATATTGTGCGCACGATAAAATCTAGTTTAAATTAAATTGATTATGCAACTACAATTAATAAATTATGCAGTATATTATATTTAAAACGAATTACTATATCTTATTTTTGAACTTGTTTTTTTGGGGATTTATGAAAATTAAAGTTATTTTAGCCTTATATTTATTAGTTGCTTTCTGTAGTTGCGAAATGGAAAATTCGGTGGCTACACAAGAAGATATAAAAGTGCTAATTGCCAGGGACTGGAGATTTAAAGAAAAGCCTCAAACTAATTTAAGCAATTTTATGGGTCATGTTGAAAATAGGACAGTTTTTGATGGTAGTGAGATTATATCATTTAAATCAGATAGTTCATTTCTAGTAAACCAGATTAAATATGGAAAATGGATATTGAATAGAACTGATTCCCTTATTGAAATAACTCAAATTTCAAATAATGAATATACGTGTTGTGGTATAGGTCAAACAACTATGGGGTGGGAAATAAAGGTCGTCACAAAAGATGAAATGACGGTAAATCATCGATACTACAGATTTTTAGATAATGTTTATAAGCTTAAATAACTACCGCCAACATGGCATACACTCAAGCGCTAAAGCGCCTGCGTGTATGCCAAATCCGTTATGGGAGATATCAAAAAATACATTAAATTTGCTATATGAACAGAAAAATAGAATTAACTGCAGTAATAGAAAAGGAAGACAATTTGTATATTTCACTTTGTCCTGAATTAGATATTGCCAGTCAAGGTGACACTCCTGATGAGGCGAAATCTAATCTTGTTGAAGCACTTGAACTATTTTATGAGACTGCATCCGAAACTGAAATAACTAGAAGATTACACAACGAATTGCAAATTTCTAGAGTTACAGTTAACATTTAATTTTTAATAAGACCATTATCTGGCAAGGACATCTGTTTAATATTGTCAATGCATGGATATATAAAAGTGAGACAAAAAGGAAGTCATGTAATAATGCAAAAACTTACAGAGGATTCAACTATAACAGTTCCAGTACCAATGCATAAAGAAATTAAAATTGGAACATTGCATTCAATAATAAGACAATCAGAACTCACTAAGCGGGACTTTGAATGATACCTCCCATAACACGGCATAAACGCTACACCGCCAAGCATCAAAAATCATTCTCTTTTAATTTTTTTTGGAAATAAATATTTAAGTTACTATTTTTGGCTGCTAATGAATTGGCGGTGCAGCGTCTATGCCAAAACGTTATGAGAGACCAGCCAGATGTTTATGTGACTTGCTCTCATCCAATAAGATTATACTGATGGGTGTGAATTCAAAATTTAACATGTTAATTGATACACAAACACAACCATTTTAAAACGCAATATTGTGATGCAAACCAAACATAATTATACAAAATAATATACAATTTCTAAATGAAAATGATTTTTGTGTGAGCATGTGAAATGGGTGTCGTAACAAATCTTGGCCTCTCATAACACAGCATAAACGCTACACCGCCAAGCATCAAAAATCATTTTCTTTTAATTTTTTTTGGCAATTAAGATATAATTTTTTAGTTTTGACTGCTATTCGTTTGGCGGTGCAACGTCTATGCCAAAACGTTATAAGCCATTTCTAAACTACATAATATGTCAAAAAGCATTCACATAACAAAAAAGAATTTCAAGGGATTAAATAAAAAAGAACTTGACGAACAAGCTAATGACTCTACTTCAGAGCTAAGGCAATGGGTCAGGAAATCTATATTAAAAGAGGAAGTTAAAAAAACTCGGAAGCAAAAGAAGAATATCTAATGACTGAAAGGAAACTCAAAGAATATTTTGAAAATGTATTGACCGCAGAACAATTATCATTAGACTTAAAAGACAGTCAAAAGAAAACAAGTTATGA from Saprospiraceae bacterium carries:
- a CDS encoding type II toxin-antitoxin system HicB family antitoxin, yielding MNRKIELTAVIEKEDNLYISLCPELDIASQGDTPDEAKSNLVEALELFYETASETEITRRLHNELQISRVTVNI
- a CDS encoding type II toxin-antitoxin system HicA family toxin, with product MHGYIKVRQKGSHVIMQKLTEDSTITVPVPMHKEIKIGTLHSIIRQSELTKRDFE